Proteins from a genomic interval of Paenibacillus sp. FSL R5-0623:
- the grpE gene encoding nucleotide exchange factor GrpE — MLKEEQSFTEEQEVTTAEQEPINEAGAAESQAEEMADQEQDELARLKAEAEEQQQRYVRAQADFDNFRRRTQKEKEELAKYASMKLVTELVPVIDNFERAMATVPEGAEVESFSKGIQMIFRQLETVMNNEGLTAMESVGQPFNPEFHQAIMQVESDEYEEGIVVEEVQKGYMLKDKVLRPAMVKVSS; from the coding sequence ATCTTGAAAGAGGAGCAATCATTTACAGAAGAACAAGAGGTAACAACAGCAGAGCAGGAGCCTATTAATGAAGCTGGCGCTGCAGAATCACAAGCTGAAGAGATGGCTGATCAGGAGCAGGATGAGCTTGCACGTCTGAAGGCAGAAGCTGAGGAGCAACAGCAGCGTTATGTCCGTGCACAGGCTGATTTTGATAACTTCCGTCGTCGTACTCAGAAGGAAAAAGAAGAATTGGCTAAATACGCTTCGATGAAGCTGGTCACCGAACTGGTACCGGTTATTGATAACTTCGAGCGCGCCATGGCTACTGTACCGGAAGGAGCAGAGGTCGAATCTTTCTCCAAGGGCATCCAAATGATTTTCCGTCAATTGGAAACCGTGATGAATAACGAAGGTCTGACGGCAATGGAATCGGTAGGACAACCGTTCAATCCTGAATTCCACCAAGCAATTATGCAAGTGGAGAGCGACGAGTACGAAGAAGGTATCGTTGTTGAGGAAGTCCAAAAGGGCTACATGCTGAAAGATAAAGTGCTTCGTCCAGCTATGGTTAAAGTCAGCTCATAA
- the hrcA gene encoding heat-inducible transcriptional repressor HrcA, with protein sequence MLTERQRMILNAIVDDYIRSAEPVGSRSISKRGDVGYSPATIRNEMADLEDMGFLEQPHTSAGRIPSHKGYRYYVDHLVPWNQVEPQELDDLKSFFAEKLNVMEQVIQHASNILSHMTNYTSILLGPEVFHTSLRHFQLLPLNESEAVAIIVTNTGQVENKTVQIPPEISVAEMEKVVRLLNTKLVGVPIYKLKSRLYTELGQEMERHITRYEEVMQVLNSAFDNEHDNRLFLSGATNMLTQPEFKDIEKVKDILDLLEETPTLMKLMMPVPGGSGIQVRIGTENDHEAFANCSLITASYSLDGEALGSIGILGPTRMDYARVIHILNTLSRDLTTMLTHRFK encoded by the coding sequence ATGTTAACTGAGCGTCAACGAATGATTCTGAACGCTATAGTGGATGACTATATCCGTTCAGCTGAGCCCGTAGGGTCCCGGAGCATTTCCAAAAGGGGAGATGTTGGATATAGTCCGGCGACGATCCGTAATGAAATGGCGGACCTTGAAGATATGGGTTTCCTGGAACAGCCGCATACATCGGCAGGACGCATTCCGTCTCATAAAGGCTATCGATATTACGTCGATCATTTGGTTCCTTGGAATCAGGTGGAGCCCCAGGAATTGGACGATTTGAAGTCGTTCTTCGCCGAAAAGCTGAATGTCATGGAACAAGTTATTCAACATGCATCCAATATTTTGTCACATATGACGAATTATACTTCGATCCTGCTTGGACCGGAAGTATTCCATACGTCCCTTCGCCACTTCCAATTGCTTCCGCTGAACGAAAGTGAAGCTGTGGCAATCATTGTGACCAATACCGGTCAGGTGGAGAACAAGACGGTCCAGATTCCTCCAGAAATCTCGGTAGCCGAGATGGAGAAAGTGGTTCGACTGTTGAACACCAAGCTGGTTGGTGTGCCAATTTACAAATTGAAATCCCGTCTCTATACTGAACTTGGGCAAGAGATGGAACGGCATATTACACGTTACGAGGAAGTTATGCAGGTGCTGAACAGTGCCTTTGACAACGAACATGATAATCGTCTGTTCCTCAGTGGTGCCACCAATATGTTGACTCAACCGGAGTTTAAAGATATCGAAAAGGTAAAAGATATTCTTGACCTGCTGGAAGAGACACCAACACTCATGAAATTGATGATGCCCGTGCCGGGTGGATCTGGTATTCAAGTGCGAATCGGCACTGAGAATGATCATGAAGCCTTTGCCAACTGCAGCCTGATTACAGCCTCCTATTCATTGGATGGTGAGGCTTTGGGTTCGATCGGTATTCTAGGACCCACGCGGATGGATTATGCACGTGTCATTCATATTCTAAATACACTATCCCGTGACTTGACGACGATGCTGACACATCGTTTCAAATAA
- a CDS encoding N-acetyltransferase, with product MSVICRKAVPEDVEPLYEMIKGYAERGIMLPRSREILHRQLEHFVVAEVDGEVVGCGSLCRLGNDLVEVRSLGISEGHKGLGIGSRLLDRLVEEAEKQQIPKVMALTYEVSFFLKNGFAVVEKEIFPEKVWTDCVHCSKQDCCDEIAVLKELNVSA from the coding sequence ATGTCGGTAATATGCAGAAAAGCCGTGCCGGAAGATGTTGAACCACTGTATGAAATGATTAAGGGCTATGCAGAGCGTGGGATCATGCTTCCGCGATCACGGGAAATACTGCACCGACAGCTGGAGCACTTTGTTGTAGCCGAAGTTGATGGTGAAGTGGTGGGTTGCGGATCGCTTTGTCGTCTGGGGAATGATTTGGTGGAAGTCAGATCACTCGGTATCTCGGAAGGACACAAAGGGCTCGGTATTGGCTCCCGATTGCTGGACCGACTGGTAGAAGAAGCGGAGAAACAACAGATTCCTAAAGTTATGGCGTTGACATATGAAGTATCCTTCTTCCTCAAAAATGGCTTTGCTGTGGTGGAAAAAGAGATTTTCCCCGAGAAAGTATGGACCGACTGTGTTCACTGCAGCAAGCAGGATTGTTGTGATGAGATCGCGGTATTAAAAGAGCTTAACGTTTCAGCCTAA